Proteins from a single region of Harpia harpyja isolate bHarHar1 chromosome 14, bHarHar1 primary haplotype, whole genome shotgun sequence:
- the SIRT7 gene encoding NAD-dependent protein deacetylase sirtuin-7 — MAAGSSLSRSERKAAARAEILQQEEQRDRRRQVSRIWRKPPAERSPEECQVLSESEDIVRELERRRKRRERLRRRQEEVCDEPEELKRKVTELAAAVRNAKHLVIYTGAGISTAASIPDYRGPNGIWTLLQKGRTIRATDLSEAEPTLTHMSIACLHKHNLVQHVVSQNCDGLHLRSGLPRAAISELHGNMYIEVCTSCIPNREYVRVFDVTERTALHRHHTGRMCHKCGAQLRDTIVHFGEKGTLRQPLNWEAATEAASKADVILCLGSSLKVLKKYPRLWCMSKPPTRRPKLYIVNLQWTPKDDLAALKLHGRCDDVMRLLMAELGLEIPRYDRARDPIFALAEPLRPGEEGTHSRKPVAPPQGAEPPPPPPPGAEPPREDEEEEEEEPPPPARPGGWLGRGCAKGARRRKSN, encoded by the exons ATGGCGGCCGGCAGCAGCCTGAGCCGCTCGGAGCGGAAGGCGGCGGCGCGCGCCGAGatcctgcagcaggaggagcagcgggACCGGCGGAGACAG GTGTCCCGCATCTGGAGGAAGCCGCCGGCGGAGCGGAGCCCCGAGGAGTGCCAGGTGCTGAGCGAGAGCGAGGACATCGTCCGGGAGCTGGAGCGGCGCCGCAAGCGGCGCGAACGGCTGCGCCGGCGGCAGGAGGAG GTATGTGACGAACCAGAGGAGTTAAAGAGAAAGGTTactgagctggctgctgctgtccGGAATGCCAAGCACCTTGTCATCTATACAGGAGCCGGGATCAGTACG GCAGCTTCAATCCCAGACTACAGAGGCCCTAATGGCATATGGACATTGCTGCAGAAGGGCAGGACCATCAG GGCTACAGATCTGAGTGAGGCAGAGCCCACACTCACCCATATGAGCATTGCCTGCCTACACAAGCACAACCTG GTGCAGCATGTGGTGTCTCAAAACTGTGACGGGCTGCACCTGCGGAGTGGGTTACCCCGAGCAGCAATATCTGAGCTTCATGGCAACATGTACATAGAG GTCTGCACTTCCTGTATACCCAACAGAGAGTACGTGCGAGTATTTGATGTGACGGAGCGCACAGCCTTGCACAGGCATCACACTGGCAGGATGTGCCACAAGTGTGGGGCACAGTTGAGAGATACAATCGTCCACTTTGGGGAGAAGGGGACGTTGAGACAGCCCCTGAACTGGGAAGCAGCAACAGAAGCTGCGAGCAAAGCAGATGTGATTCTTTGTCTGGGTTCCAGCTTAAAG GTTTTGAAAAAATACCCGCGTCTTTGGTGCATGAGCAAGCCGCCCACTCGTCGTCCAAAGCTGTATATCGTGAACCTGCAG TGGACCCCGAAGGACGACCTGGCCGCCCTGAAGCTGCACGGCCGCTGCGACGACGTCATGCGGCTGCTGATGgcggagctggggctggagaTCCCGCGCTACGACCG GGCGCGGGACCCCATCTTCGCGCTGGCCGAGCCGCTGCGCCCCGGGGAGGAAGGCACGCACTCGCGGAAGCCGGTGGCCCCGCCGCAGGGCGCCgagccgccgcccccgccgccgccgggggccgAGCCGCCGcgggaggacgaggaggaggaggaggaggagccgccgccgcccgcccgccccggcggctgGCTGGGCCGCGGCTGCGCCAAGGGCGCCCGGCGGAGGAAGAGCAACTGA